The genome window CACGGCAAAGGCCACGCTCGACTCAATATTTTTGACGCCTACCTTGGAAAGCGTAACCACAACGGCGGCCGACAGCGCAGCCAACAACGAAAACATCCACCACATAGATTCCTGATCAAGAAGACTCTGACCAAATACGGAGCCAGCCATAATTTAGCCGGGAACGGCAGGTTTTACCTGGGCACGTAGCGGGCTATGGCTTTATATTTGGTACTGCGCTAAACAAAAAGCTCCAGGCTGCTGCCTCTTGTAGATTGGGTATGAAAAACAAAAGCAACGTATGCGCCGCCGTGGGCCTAATTCTGCTGCTACCCGCCTTCATCTGGGCCCAAGGTACCCGGACGGGAGCCACGCAGCCGGGCTTGCCTGAGCCGCCCGGCACTACCCGCGTGGCGGAGAATCTGTTCATGGATGAAACGGAGGTAGCCAACATCCACTGGCTGGAGTACCTGCACTTTCTGCGCCGCGACTCTACGCTTGCCCTATACCGCTCCCAGTTACCCGACTCGACCGGGTGGCAGCCCGTCGTCGACCCTGAGCAGGACCAGGCGCCGCAGTCCTACTTCCGGGCGCCGGGCTACCGCTATTACCCAGCCACTAACATCAGCTACGAGCAGGCCCAGGCATATTGTCGGTGGCGGAGCGCTGTGGTTAACCGGGCTTACTTTCAGGGCGCGGAGTTTCGGAAGCAACACCCAGAGTTGCGCGACTACACTGTGACGGTAACTTACCGCCTCCCCACGGAGCAAGAGTGGCAGCTGGCCGCCGCCGGTGGGGTAGGGGCTGGTCCCCGGCCTTTCGAAGTAATTCAGACCCGCCCGGTTCGCAAACCCAAGGGTCAAAAGCTAGCCCAGGCCGACGACCTCACGGCCTGCCTAGACGCCCAGCAGCTGCCGCATCCGGCGGAGGAAGTGGCGTATGCACTGCCCTTCAACTTGCGGGAAAACTACTACTTAGCGGGCAGCAACCAGGTATTCAAGTGCGCCCCGGCCAAGGAGGTATTCCCGCTCCAGCGCATCACCGACGGGCCGCCCAATAATGTTGGCCTGCAGCAGATAATCGGCAATGTGGCTGAAATGACGGCTACCAAAGGCGTAGCAAAAGGGGGCTCTTTCAAGTCCTCGGTGGTAGGCCTGACCTTGGAAACGCGGCAAGCCTACCCGGGGCCGCAAAGCTGGTTGGGATTCCGGTGCGTGGCCAGCGTGCACATGCGCAAGAAATCAGAGTAGGCTAGTTAACTACTACACCTGTTGCAGGCGCGCATTCACGTGCCTTGCCGGAGTTCGTAGGATGGTAGCCCAAAGAATCGAGAAAGTAGATGTTATCAGGTAGCGCTGGGCCAACCAGGCCCTGCTCTACTCCTTGTGCCCACGTCTGCCACTAGCCGCTGCCTTGCCTACCGCTACCTTCGAGCCCGCCCAACTTACTCACCGCAAGTGCTACCCAGGCCAGAAGCTTCTGACTTTATTCTGGAGGAGCTGCTGCTACAAGTAGAAAACAAGAGGCTGGTTGTGAATCGATTGTAAAAATAGTTATTTCTTAATAATATAATTTTATGTACTATATATTGTATTGTATATTACAAAAATTCAACCATATCGCAATATATTGCCGTGCGGTACAGAAATCAGTAGTGTTACCATGCACGGGTTGAGAAAAATTGAAGAACTGTTTGCCTATGATTCACTAGTGCACCTAGCTAGTGAAGTGAAAAAGCAGGAGCTGGAGTACCGCGGTACCAGCCTGCCCGGAATACAGGAGAATATTCCCTTCGGCCTACACGTTCTTCAACTCGCCGAACAAGGGCATCCGTGCTTTTTCGGCCTCAATGCCGACAACGAGCCCCAGGTAATTACTCTGCCGCTAAACCAGGCTAGTCGCTTCACCTCCATTGGCTACTACGTGGGAAGCGAAGGCGGCACGTTCCGGTTGCACCGCACCACGTTTGCCTTGTGGGTGGCTGGGCTCAGCTTTAGCCAGCTTAAGCAGTACTACCCCCGCATCTTTGAGGGCAACAATTCCTCGACCATGGTGCTCACCCCGCCCGACGAGTTTGGCGTGCTGCTACCCCCCGACAACCGCTGGGGCCAACTCTACGCCAGCCAGCGCCTCTACGACCAGGAACTGCGCGAGGTAGCGGCCGCCAGCGGGGTAGTAATAACCCATAACGAGCAGGAAAACCTGTTTGGGCTTTACCACCGCGGTAGCTTGGTTGAGCAGGGTGCCCAACTGGAGGTGGCCCATCTGGTAAAACTGATTACTCACCGCCTTAACACGCCCGTTGCCTACCACCAGGTAAAGCAGAAGGTGCTGGATGAGCGCTACGACAGCGCTTTCCCCAAAGAGCTGGACAACTTCGATAACTGGGACGGCGAAATTCTGGAGCACCGGCAGTTTCCGCTGGCCAACCTGTTTTATGTGCGCGTGCAGGCGGCCACCGAAAATGCGGCCCTGCACATTGCCCGCGAAGAAATTATCTTCCAGCGCCGCCTGAACCCAGTGCGGATTGCGGCCCGGGGGCTGCCCTTTGAAATTGAAAGCGTGGTGATGCTGGACCGGGTATCGAATGCGGGCTTTTACGAGGTGCGCTACCACTTTGTAACCCAGCATGAGCTGGAGCTGGCCTCGGCTTCCTGACCCGCTTCGACCCGCTGCAAACGCCGCGGGTAAACCGACTTTTTCTCGGCGTATCTTTGTTGATTCCTCACTGGCGCTGCCGCCAGCAAAATTTGAGTACGAATCAGCGAGAATTAGCCCCTAGTGAAAGTTTGTATTGCTGAAAAGCCCAGCGTGGCCCGCGAAATTGCCCAGGTGTTGGGTGCTACCCGCAAAATGGATGGCTACTTTGAAGGCAACGGCTACCAGGTAACCTGGACCTTCGGCCACTTCTGCCAACTGCGGGAGCCCGAGGACTACCGCCCCGAGTGGAAGCGCTGGAGCATTCACGATTTGCCCATGGTGCCCGAGAACTTCGGCATCAAGCTTATGCGCCGCGACGATGGGGTAGTGCGCCAGTTCACCGTCATTAAAAACCTGCTGGCCAACGCCGAAGAAGTTATTAACTGCGGCGACGCGGGCCAGGAAGGAGAGGTGATTCAGCGCTGGGTGCTGCTAGAAGCCAAGTACCGCAAGCCCACCAAGCGCCTCTGGATTTCCTCTCTTACGGAAGAAGCCATCCGCCAAGGTTTTCAGAACCTGCGCGACGGGGCGGAGTTTGACAAGCTGTACCAAGCTGGCAAAAGCCGCGCCGTTGGGGACTGGCTGCTGGGGCTGAACGCTACCCGCCTGTTTACCCTGAAGTATGCGCCCGGCCAGCGCCAGGTGCTCAGCATCGGGCGGGTGCAGACGCCTACCCTGGCCTTGCTCGTAGACCGCTACCACGAAATTCAGAACTTCAAACCCGAGCCCTATTGGGTACTGCGCACCGAATACCGCGGCACCATGTTCAGCCACGTGGCCCCGCCCAAAAAAGGCAAGACCGAAGACGATGAGCCCGACGAAAAGGCCCGCCTGAAAGCCCGTGGCTACTTTGTAACCCAAGAAGAGGCCGACGCCGCCATGGCCGCCGTGAAGGACGTGCCGCTCACGGTCACCAACGTTGAAATCAAGAAGGCCTTGGAAACCCCACCTTCTCTATTCGATTTGACCTCCCTGCAGGTGCAGTGCAACAACCAGTTGGGCCTGTCGGCCGAAGACACGCTGAAAACGGTGCAGGCTCTTTACGAGAAAAAGGTGGTGAGCTACCCCCGCGTCGACACCACTTTCCTGCCCGACGACCAGTACCCAAAAATTCCGGGCATTTTGCGCGGGCTGGGCGCTTACAATAGCCTCACGGCTCCGTTGCTGGCGGGCAAAATCAAGAAGTCGGGCAAAGTATTCAACAATAACAAAGTCACCGACCACCACGCCATCATCCCAACCGGCGCTAGTGCCAGTGGCCTGGGCGGCACCGAGCACAGCGTCTACGACATCATTGTGCGTCGCTTCCTGGCCGCTTTCTACCCCGATTGTGAGGTGTCGAACACAACCGTTACGGCCGAAGCAGCCGGGCGCACGTTCCGCGTACGGGGCCGCCAGATTCTGAACCCGGGCTGGCGCGTGGTGTACGGCGACCCGGAGAAGCAGCAGGCTCCCTCGGCCCCGAAAGCGGCCGGCGAGGGCGACGATGACGTGGTGAATACCGTGCTGCCCAGCTTCGAGAAAGGCGAAAACGGCCCCCACAAGCCCCGCCTCGACTCCAAAATGACCCAGCCCCCGCGCGAGTATTCGGAGGCGATGTTGCTGCGCGGTATGGAAACCGCCGGCCGCAACGTCGACGATGATGAATTGCGTCAGGCCATGAAGGAAAACGGCATCGGGCGGCCTTCTACCCGTGCGGCCATCATTGAAACCCTATTTAAGCGGGGCTATATCCGCCGCGACAAAAAGAAAATCGTGCCCACTGCTACCGGCGTGGAGCTGATCGGGCTGATTCGCAACCCCACCCTCAAATCGGCGGAGCTGACAGGTCAGTGGGAAAAAAAGCTGCGCCAGATTGAAGGCGGTCAGCTCGACCAAGAGCAATTTCTGGGCGAGCTGAAACAGCTGGTGCGCGAAATGGTGCACGAGGTAAAGCAGGACGGCTCCGGCCGCGCCGTGACGGTCGCCAGCCCCGACGCCGCTGGCCCTGGAAGCAAAGCCGCTGCTACCCGGCCCGCGGCTCCGGCTGCCGCACCTACCCCCGCCGTGCCCGGGGCGCTGGGGCCGTGCCCAGCCTGCGGCAGTGGCCACGTGCTGCGCGGCAAAACCGCCCTGGGCTGCTCGCGCTGGCGCGAGGGCTGCGCCTTGCGCCTACCCACCCAGTATGAGGGCAAGAAGCTCACCGACAAGCAAGTAGGCGACCTGTTGAAAAAAGGCCGTACCCAGGCTATGCAGGGCTTTTTGGATGACGCCGGCAACAAGTTTAGCGCCGCCATCCGCCTCACCCCGCAGTACACGCTGGAGTTGGTACGCGCCGCCGAAAGCAAGCCTACTACGGCCACCGACCCCGGCCAGATTCCGTGCCCCGTGTGCCGCCTGGGCCAGATGCTGAAAGGTAAAAGTGCCTGGGGCTGCTCCCGCTTCCGCGAGGACTGCCAGTTCCGGGTGCCGTTCGAGTGGGGTGGTAAAACCCTCACCGACAGCCAGATGAATCAGCTTCTGCGCAAAGGCAAAACCGGCGTCATCCGCGGATTCGTGTCGGCCAAAACCGGCAACCGTTACGAGGCCGCCTTGCAGGTAGGTGCCGAAGGCAGGATAGAGCCGGTGTTTGGGCAGGGGTAATGAACTCACCCTCTATTTCTGCGCATTTGCTATTACTCCTGGGAGCAGCAGGCAACTTCAACTAATGAAGCGTGTCCTGCTGAATCCAGTATTAGCGGGAAGTTGCTAGGGTTTAGTAAGTTGTTATAGCCCTAGAAAAGCTACCCATGTAGTTTACACTACAGAAAACGGGCCGCTGATTTAAGGTGCGTCGTTTCATAGCCAGCTCCGGTTGACTTGCGCTAATGGGCAGTTCCTGGTGCTGCGTTTCAGTTGTTTCAGCGCTAGGGCAGCGGTTGCTGATGAAAACGCCAGTGGCCCCGCGCTGCTGCAATTGCCTCAGAAATTGCTACGCTTACACGAGTACAGCTATCTTCCAGAATCTATTCATTCGTTGCCCTACACCGAAAAGCCGATTGGGATAGACCTCATCCTCATACGTGGTGGGAGTGGTTTTTTGAGGGATTATAACGCACGATACAATATCAGCCTACCCATGACGCCCCAACTCGGTAAAAGCTTCGTTGTTCTCGGCCTGATTCTGGTGGCTTTGGGTGCTTTCCTCTGGCTAGGGGGCGGCAGCCTGCTGAAGTGGTTCGGACACCTACCCGGCGACATCCGCATTGAGCGGCCGGGCTTCCTGTTTTACGCGCCCATTGTTTCCATGCTGCTGCTGAGCTTATTGCTAAGTGCTGTGCTCTGGCTAGTACGGCGGTTGGGCTAACCCGAGGGGTAAGAAGTCTGATAGGTTGCTGTTTCGCCGTGGCAATACATAGCTGCAAGTAGACTAAAAGAAGGCTCATTGCTTCCAACTTTGAGAAGGCTAACTAACGCACGCAGGTGGCACGTAACCAGTGTTGCGCTGCATTAACTGAAAAAGCCAAGTTTTAGGCAGTATAGTCATAGAAAATAAAAATAGTTTTATACGGAATATAATAATATCAAAGTAGAATTATATTGTATATTGCTGCAGTTTCATTCCCATTTTAGAACAATTATATGATAAAACCCTTTACCTCCTGGAAGTTGGTAAGTTGTGCGGTAGGATTGACAGTGCTAACCTCTTGCGAAAAACCTGAGCTGGAAGGTCCTGACGCATTGCAGGTTACAACATCGGCCAATAATGAGGGCGATGACGAATTGAACGTGGATTGGGGGCAAGTTTTCCCCACGTTCACCTTAGCGGGCGGCCAGACCACCGTGAACGACGTCAGCAGCCTGAGCATGATTCAGCCGGCCCCTAACCTGGGCGGTGTTGACATGACGGCTCACCTGAATGGTAAGACAGTGTTCCAGCGCACGTTTGAGTTGGGCGAGGTAGCTCCCCTCTGGAACAACGTGCGGTGCGAAAGCTGCCACTTGGGCGGCTCCCGCGCTGGTCTGCCCCGGGTGAATGCCACAACCGGCGAGTTGGCCCCGCAGCTGCTGTTCCGCGTGAGTCTGCCAGGCACCGGCCCCCACGGGGAGCCCAAGCCAGTGCCCGGTTTCGGCGACCAGATTCAGCCGCTGATGGTGGTAGAAGGAGTTGACGCCCAAGATGATGTGCGCGGCGCTAGCGCCGAAGGCAACGTACTGGTGCGCTACACGGAACAGCCCAGCCTGCCGTTCAAGGATGGCAGCACCGTTAGCCTGCGGCGGCCCACGTACACTTTCGTGAAAACCACGCAAAACCTGCCCACCGGCACCATGATTTCGCCCCGCACTGGTTCTCAGGTAACGGGCCTGGGCCTGCTGGAAGCCGTGCGCGAAGAAACCATTCTGGAGTTTGCCCGCGTGAATACCAACAACGGTGTTTCGGGCCGGCCTAACCGGGTGTGGGACGTAGAGCAGGGCCGCACCCGCATTGGTCGTTTCGGGTGGAAAGCCAACCAACCCACTTTGCGGCAGCAAAATGCCGGTGCCGCCAACGGCGACATGGGCCTGACCTCGCCGGTGTTCCCGGTGGAGCCCGGCGAAACCAGCGCCTCGGCCCAACTGAACCTAAGCGAGCAGCAAATCCGTGACCTGACCGTCTTCACCCAGACGATGGGGGTACCGGCCTTCCGCAACAATAGCAGCCCTCAGGCGCAACTAGGCGCCGTAATGTTTGCCAAGGCGGAGTGCGGTAGCTGCCACGTGCCGCGCATGAAAACCGGTACGCTGCCCGGCCGTCCTGAGGTATCAAACCAGGTTATTGCTCCCTTCACCGACCTCCTCCTCCACGACATGGGCCCAGCCCTGGCTGACAACCGCCCCGACTTCCTGGCTTCCGGCCGCGAGTGGCGTACGGCTCCGCTGTGGGGCCTAGGCTTGCAGCAAACCGTAAACGGCCACACCAACCTGTTGCACGACGGGCGTGCCCGCAACGTAATAGAGGCCATTATGTGGCACGGTGGCGAAGGCGAAAACTCACGCAAAATCGTGACCGAGATGAGCAAGCAAGAGCGTGATGCGCTGGTAACCTTCCTCAGCTCCATCTAAGCAACTGGCAGCAACCCCGCGGCGGCCGGCATAGATACTTACTCGGCGGCCCCGGACTCTGTACACGTCGATTGCTAATACAAAAAAGAGTGCGCGCTCCGGCCGCACTCTTTTTTTGTGGGTAGCGGTAAGTGCAATTTGACGGGCAGCTTCAGCTAGTTAAGCCC of Hymenobacter sublimis contains these proteins:
- a CDS encoding formylglycine-generating enzyme family protein → MKNKSNVCAAVGLILLLPAFIWAQGTRTGATQPGLPEPPGTTRVAENLFMDETEVANIHWLEYLHFLRRDSTLALYRSQLPDSTGWQPVVDPEQDQAPQSYFRAPGYRYYPATNISYEQAQAYCRWRSAVVNRAYFQGAEFRKQHPELRDYTVTVTYRLPTEQEWQLAAAGGVGAGPRPFEVIQTRPVRKPKGQKLAQADDLTACLDAQQLPHPAEEVAYALPFNLRENYYLAGSNQVFKCAPAKEVFPLQRITDGPPNNVGLQQIIGNVAEMTATKGVAKGGSFKSSVVGLTLETRQAYPGPQSWLGFRCVASVHMRKKSE
- a CDS encoding type IA DNA topoisomerase; amino-acid sequence: MKVCIAEKPSVAREIAQVLGATRKMDGYFEGNGYQVTWTFGHFCQLREPEDYRPEWKRWSIHDLPMVPENFGIKLMRRDDGVVRQFTVIKNLLANAEEVINCGDAGQEGEVIQRWVLLEAKYRKPTKRLWISSLTEEAIRQGFQNLRDGAEFDKLYQAGKSRAVGDWLLGLNATRLFTLKYAPGQRQVLSIGRVQTPTLALLVDRYHEIQNFKPEPYWVLRTEYRGTMFSHVAPPKKGKTEDDEPDEKARLKARGYFVTQEEADAAMAAVKDVPLTVTNVEIKKALETPPSLFDLTSLQVQCNNQLGLSAEDTLKTVQALYEKKVVSYPRVDTTFLPDDQYPKIPGILRGLGAYNSLTAPLLAGKIKKSGKVFNNNKVTDHHAIIPTGASASGLGGTEHSVYDIIVRRFLAAFYPDCEVSNTTVTAEAAGRTFRVRGRQILNPGWRVVYGDPEKQQAPSAPKAAGEGDDDVVNTVLPSFEKGENGPHKPRLDSKMTQPPREYSEAMLLRGMETAGRNVDDDELRQAMKENGIGRPSTRAAIIETLFKRGYIRRDKKKIVPTATGVELIGLIRNPTLKSAELTGQWEKKLRQIEGGQLDQEQFLGELKQLVREMVHEVKQDGSGRAVTVASPDAAGPGSKAAATRPAAPAAAPTPAVPGALGPCPACGSGHVLRGKTALGCSRWREGCALRLPTQYEGKKLTDKQVGDLLKKGRTQAMQGFLDDAGNKFSAAIRLTPQYTLELVRAAESKPTTATDPGQIPCPVCRLGQMLKGKSAWGCSRFREDCQFRVPFEWGGKTLTDSQMNQLLRKGKTGVIRGFVSAKTGNRYEAALQVGAEGRIEPVFGQG
- a CDS encoding DUF2905 domain-containing protein, whose translation is MTPQLGKSFVVLGLILVALGAFLWLGGGSLLKWFGHLPGDIRIERPGFLFYAPIVSMLLLSLLLSAVLWLVRRLG
- a CDS encoding di-heme oxidoreductase family protein produces the protein MIKPFTSWKLVSCAVGLTVLTSCEKPELEGPDALQVTTSANNEGDDELNVDWGQVFPTFTLAGGQTTVNDVSSLSMIQPAPNLGGVDMTAHLNGKTVFQRTFELGEVAPLWNNVRCESCHLGGSRAGLPRVNATTGELAPQLLFRVSLPGTGPHGEPKPVPGFGDQIQPLMVVEGVDAQDDVRGASAEGNVLVRYTEQPSLPFKDGSTVSLRRPTYTFVKTTQNLPTGTMISPRTGSQVTGLGLLEAVREETILEFARVNTNNGVSGRPNRVWDVEQGRTRIGRFGWKANQPTLRQQNAGAANGDMGLTSPVFPVEPGETSASAQLNLSEQQIRDLTVFTQTMGVPAFRNNSSPQAQLGAVMFAKAECGSCHVPRMKTGTLPGRPEVSNQVIAPFTDLLLHDMGPALADNRPDFLASGREWRTAPLWGLGLQQTVNGHTNLLHDGRARNVIEAIMWHGGEGENSRKIVTEMSKQERDALVTFLSSI